From a region of the Lactuca sativa cultivar Salinas chromosome 4, Lsat_Salinas_v11, whole genome shotgun sequence genome:
- the LOC111892314 gene encoding calnexin homolog: MEESKRRIYCLQFFCFILIGCFAFQTFASSSGTVFYESFDQSFEDSWTVSENEEYLGVWNHSKSEGHDDYGLLVSEKARKYAIVKELEKPVEVNNRTVVLQFETRFYNQLECGGAYLKYLRPQESGWTPKQFDSNSPYSIMFGPDKCGSTEKVHFIVNTKFQKNGKYVEHHLTYPPKIPLDKMTHVYTAILKPDYEVSILIDGEEKKKVNILSPEDFHPPIVLPKTIPDYGEHKPEDWDDSKQIPDPDAKKPDDWDEDIPMEIPDEDAVKPKGWLEDEPDEIDDPEAVKPEDWDDEEDGEWEAPKIDNPKCEFVGCGKWQRPMKKNPDYKGTWKAPLIDNPNYMGVWKPRQIPNPEYFELENFAVEPIAAIGIEIWTMQEGILFDNILITNDETTAASIRDTTWKPKFLVEKANQTAEEDAAGIEGLKGIQKSVFDVLYKIADLPFLSGHKMKVMELIEEAEKKPSLIVGIILSLAVVVVSPLLKILLATKKNQTKVKEGGKMAAAQGEDATSPRRRNTRRDG, encoded by the exons ATGGAAGAAAGCAAACGGAGAATCTATTGTTTGCAGTTCTTTTGTTTCATTTTGATCGGCTGTTTCGCTTTTCAAACCTTCGCTTCTTCTTCCGGCACT GTATTTTACGAGTCGTTTGATCAATCGTTTGAGGATAGCTGGACTGTGTCTGAGAATGAAGAGTATTTAG GTGTATGGAATCACTCAAAGAGCGAGGGACATGATGATTATGGTCTTCTTGTAAGCGAGAAGGCTAGAAAGTACGCAATCGTTAAGGAGCTGGAGAAGCCTGTAGAAGTTAACAACCGTACAGTTGTTCTTCAATTCGAAACGCGCTTCTACAACCAGCTTGAATGTGGTGGCGCATATCTGAAGTACCTCCGGCCTCAAGAATCCGGCTGGACTCCCAAACAATTCGACAGCAATTCTCCTTACTCAATCATGTTTGGTCCAGATAAATGTGGCTCCACAGAGAAGGTTCATTTCATCGTAAACACCAAGTTCCAGAAGAATGGAAAATACGTCGAACACCATCTCACCTATCCTCCTAAAATCCCTTTAGACAAAATGACACATGTCTATACTGCCATATTGAAACCTGATTACGAAGTGAGTATCTTAATCGACGGAGAAGAGAAAAAGAAGGTGAATATCTTGTCACCTGAAGATTTTCATCCACCGATTGTTCTCCCAAAAACCATTCCCGACTATGGCGAGCACAAACCTGAAGATTGGGACGACAGCAAACAGATTCCCGACCCAGATGCCAAAAAACCCGACGATTGGGATGAAGATATACCAATGGAGATTCCAGATGAAGACGCTGTGAAACCAAAAGGATGGTTAGAAGACGAACCAGATGAAATCGATGATCCGGAGGCGGTGAAGCCGGAAGATTGGGACGATGAGGAGGACGGCGAGTGGGAGGCTCCGAAAATTGACAACCCTAAATGCGAGTTCGTAGGGTGTGGAAAGTGGCAAAGACCAATGAAGAAGAATCCGGATTACAAAGGTACATGGAAAGCTCCTCTTATCGATAACCCTAACTACATGGGAGTCTGGAAGCCTCGCCAAATCCCAAATCCCGAATACTTTGAACTCGAAAACTTCGCAGTCGAACCCATCGCCGCCATTGGAATCGAAATCTGGACAATGCAAGAAGGGATTTTGTTCGACAACATTTTGATCACAAATGATGAAACGACTGCAGCATCGATTAGGGATACGACATGGAAGCCGAAGTTTTTAGTAGAGAAAGCGAATCAAACAGCAGAAGAAGACGCTGCTGGTATTGAAGGACTCAAGGGTATCCAG AAATCTGTGTTTGATGTGCTTTACAAGATTGCTGATTTACCTTTCTTGAGTGGACACAAGATGAAGGTTATG GAACTTATTGAAGAGGCTGAAAAGAAACCAAGTCTTATTGTTGGCATTATACTTtcacttgctgttgttgttgttagtcCCTTGTTGAAGATCTTGTTGGCTACCAAGAAGAATCAA acAAAGGTGAAGGAGGGAGGTAAGATGGCCGCCGCTCAAGGCGAGGATGCAACTTCTCCTCGTAGGAGGAATACCAGGCGCGATGGTTGA